The following are from one region of the Nicotiana tomentosiformis chromosome 7, ASM39032v3, whole genome shotgun sequence genome:
- the LOC104104925 gene encoding G-type lectin S-receptor-like serine/threonine-protein kinase At4g27290 isoform X1 has protein sequence MKKASLKERFYQFLLMYLYSIHHSYGATDTITATYFLKDGGANIASAGETFEMGFFSPGNSKLRYVGIWYKNISVRTVVWVANREAPLTSGSGILKVIEPGLLVLLNGTDNVVWSTNTSRSAQNSIAQLLDSGNLVVKEAGGGNFLWQSFDHPTDTLLPGMKLGWNFVTDREVYLSSWKNGEDPAPGDFTYHCDPSGYPQNFLKKGNNVVYRSGPWNGLRFSGATSSRDSPLYTFGIFSSKTEVYFTYKLLSSVITRLILNHNGDLQRWTWGDRKQDWGPYLSIPTDNCDVYKLCGAYGSCNSVNSPVCGCLDKFVPKHNESWQKAAWSAGCVRRTELNCLKGDVFLKYSHVKLPDTRNSLSNVTMTLEECKNICSKNCSCMAYSNLDIRNGGSGCLLWFNDLLDIRQLSNEGQDIYIRMAASELVADSREKSDGKIRKILLWILPLSVGVILVILIVLICQRRRKKALNIIKKGKCGRNGNFKMDYNSGSCTEEFEIPLFDLSTITKATNNFSAKRKIGEGGFGPVYKGILEQGQEVAVKRLSKTSAQGEDEFKNEVVYIAKLQHRNLVKILGCCIEGGEKMLILEYLPNGSLDSFIFGDRQSMVLDWPKRFHIINGIARGLVYLHQDSPLKIIHRDLKANNILLDNDMNPKISDFGIARISEEDEIGAMTNRVIGTYGYLSPEYALHGEYSVKSDVFSFGILVLEIVSGKSNRRFSPPDLSLNLLGYAWELYKEGRSIELLDEHLCDSCLTPEVERSIRVGLLCVQQRPEDRPSMSSVVLMLNNEGPLPRVKQPGFYVEEDAQYVELFSSQYAHTI, from the exons ATGAAAAAGGCATCACTAAAGGAACGTTTCTACCAATTCTTGCTCATGTATTTGTATTCCATCCACCACAGCTATGGTGCTACAGATACCATAACTGCGACCTATTTTCTCAAAGATGGCGGAGCCAATATTGCTTCAGCTGGTGAAACCTTTGAAATGGGGTTCTTCAGTCCAGGTAATTCTAAGCTTCGTTATGTTGGTATTTGGTACAAGAACATATCTGTTAGGACAGTGGTGTGGGTTGCCAACAGAGAAGCTCCTTTGACCAGTGGATCAGGTATTCTTAAGGTCATTGAGCCAGGTCTTCTTGTCCTTCTCAATGGCACTGACAATGTTGTATGGTCAACTAATACCTCTAGATCTGCGCAGAATTCCATTGCACAGTTGCTGGATTCCGGAAATCTTGTAGTCAAAGAAGCTGGTGGTGGTAATTTCCTATGGCAGAGTTTTGATCACCCGACTGATACACTTTTACCAGGTATGAAGCTTGGTTGGAATTTTGTAACTGACCGAGAGGTGTACTTATCATCGTGGAAGAACGGGGAGGATCCAGCTCCGGGCGATTTTACCTATCACTGTGATCCTTCTGGTTATCCACAGAACTTCCTGAAGAAGGGTAACAATGTTGTATATCGCTCTGGACCGTGGAATGGTCTTCGTTTTAGTGGGGCAACAAGCTCAAGAGATAGTCCTTTATATACATTTGGAATATTCTCAAGTAAGACAGAGGTGTATTTTACTTATAAGCTCCTATCTTCAGTTATCACAAGGCTGATCTTAAATCATAATGGTGACCTACAACGCTGGACTTGGGGTGACAGGAAACAGGATTGGGGCCCTTACCTCTCAATACCCACAGATAATTGTGATGTTTACAAGCTATGTGGCGCATATGGTAGCTGCAACAGTGTAAATTCTCCAGTATGTGGATGCTTAGACAAATTTGTGCCAAAGCATAATGAAAGTTGGCAAAAGGCAGCCTGGTCAGCTGGTTGTGTTCGGAGGACTGAACTGAACTGCCTAAAAGGAGATGTATTTTTGAAGTATTCGCACGTCAAGTTGCCAGACACACGGAATTCCTTGTCCAATGTGACTATGACACTAGAAGAATGCAAGAATATCTGCTCTAAGAATTGCTCTTGTATGGCTTACTCGAATCTTGACATACGCAATGGAGGAAGTGGGTGCTTATTGTGGTTCAATGATCTGCTTGACATTCGACAGCTATCGAATGAAGGACAAGATATCTATATAAGAATGGCTGCCTCTGAATTAG TTGCAGATAGTCGGGAGAAATCAGATGGAAAGATAAGAAAAATACTCTTATGGATTCTGCCATTATCAGTTGGTGTGATTCTGGTAATCCTTATCGTTTTGATCTgccaaagaagaaggaagaaggcTTTAAACATCATAAAGAAAG GAAAGTGTGGACGCAACGGAAATTTCAAGATGGATTACAACAGTGGTAGTTGCACTGAAGAATTTGAGATACCACTGTTCGACTTATCTACCATAACTAAGGCTACCAATAACTTTTCAGCTAAGAGAAAGATTGGAGAGGGGGGCTTTGGTCCTGTTTACAAG GGAATACTTGAACAAGGACAGGAAGTAGCAGTCAAGCGGCTGTCTAAAACTTCTGCACAAGGAGAAGATGAGTTCAAGAATGAAGTTGTATATATTGCCAAGCTTCAGCATAGAAATCTTGTGAAGATTCTCGGATGCTGCATTGAAGGGGGAGAAAAAATGTTGATCTTAGAGTACTTGCCAAACGGAAGTCTTGATTCGTTTATTTTTG GTGACAGACAAAGCATGGTATTAGACTGGCCTAAGCGCTTTCACATTATCAATGGGATTGCTCGGGGACTTGTGTATCTGCATCAAGATTCTCCATTGAAGATAATTCACAGAGACCTGAAAGCTAATAACATTTTGCTAGACAATGACATGAATCCAAAGATATCAGACTTCGGCATAGCAAGAATTTCTGAAGAGGACGAGATTGGAGCCATGACAAATCGAGTTATTGGAACATA TGGCTACCTCTCACCAGAATATGCATTGCACGGGGAATACTCAGTGAAATCAGATGTATTTAGCTTTGGTATATTAGTACTGGAAATTGTGAGTGGGAAAAGCAACAGAAGATTCTCTCCTCCAGACCTTAGCCTTAATCTACTTGGATAT GCGTGGGAGCTGTACAAAGAAGGAAGGTCAATAGAACTACTTGATGAACACCTATGCGATTCTTGTTTAACACCTGAAGTGGAACGATCAATCCGTGTTGGTCTACTATGTGTCCAACAACGTCCAGAGGATCGTCCAAGTATGTCTTCCGTGGTTCTGATGCTAAACAATGAAGGTCCATTGCCACGGGTTAAACAACCAGGTTTTTACGTAGAAGAAGATGCACAGTATGTTGAATTATTTTCTAGCCAATATGCACATACTATATAA
- the LOC104104925 gene encoding G-type lectin S-receptor-like serine/threonine-protein kinase At4g27290 isoform X2 has translation MKKASLKERFYQFLLMYLYSIHHSYGATDTITATYFLKDGGANIASAGETFEMGFFSPGNSKLRYVGIWYKNISVRTVVWVANREAPLTSGSGILKVIEPGLLVLLNGTDNVVWSTNTSRSAQNSIAQLLDSGNLVVKEAGGGNFLWQSFDHPTDTLLPGMKLGWNFVTDREVYLSSWKNGEDPAPGDFTYHCDPSGYPQNFLKKGNNVVYRSGPWNGLRFSGATSSRDSPLYTFGIFSSKTEVYFTYKLLSSVITRLILNHNGDLQRWTWGDRKQDWGPYLSIPTDNCDVYKLCGAYGSCNSVNSPVCGCLDKFVPKHNESWQKAAWSAGCVRRTELNCLKGDVFLKYSHVKLPDTRNSLSNVTMTLEECKNICSKNCSCMAYSNLDIRNGGSGCLLWFNDLLDIRQLSNEGQDIYIRMAASELDSREKSDGKIRKILLWILPLSVGVILVILIVLICQRRRKKALNIIKKGKCGRNGNFKMDYNSGSCTEEFEIPLFDLSTITKATNNFSAKRKIGEGGFGPVYKGILEQGQEVAVKRLSKTSAQGEDEFKNEVVYIAKLQHRNLVKILGCCIEGGEKMLILEYLPNGSLDSFIFGDRQSMVLDWPKRFHIINGIARGLVYLHQDSPLKIIHRDLKANNILLDNDMNPKISDFGIARISEEDEIGAMTNRVIGTYGYLSPEYALHGEYSVKSDVFSFGILVLEIVSGKSNRRFSPPDLSLNLLGYAWELYKEGRSIELLDEHLCDSCLTPEVERSIRVGLLCVQQRPEDRPSMSSVVLMLNNEGPLPRVKQPGFYVEEDAQYVELFSSQYAHTI, from the exons ATGAAAAAGGCATCACTAAAGGAACGTTTCTACCAATTCTTGCTCATGTATTTGTATTCCATCCACCACAGCTATGGTGCTACAGATACCATAACTGCGACCTATTTTCTCAAAGATGGCGGAGCCAATATTGCTTCAGCTGGTGAAACCTTTGAAATGGGGTTCTTCAGTCCAGGTAATTCTAAGCTTCGTTATGTTGGTATTTGGTACAAGAACATATCTGTTAGGACAGTGGTGTGGGTTGCCAACAGAGAAGCTCCTTTGACCAGTGGATCAGGTATTCTTAAGGTCATTGAGCCAGGTCTTCTTGTCCTTCTCAATGGCACTGACAATGTTGTATGGTCAACTAATACCTCTAGATCTGCGCAGAATTCCATTGCACAGTTGCTGGATTCCGGAAATCTTGTAGTCAAAGAAGCTGGTGGTGGTAATTTCCTATGGCAGAGTTTTGATCACCCGACTGATACACTTTTACCAGGTATGAAGCTTGGTTGGAATTTTGTAACTGACCGAGAGGTGTACTTATCATCGTGGAAGAACGGGGAGGATCCAGCTCCGGGCGATTTTACCTATCACTGTGATCCTTCTGGTTATCCACAGAACTTCCTGAAGAAGGGTAACAATGTTGTATATCGCTCTGGACCGTGGAATGGTCTTCGTTTTAGTGGGGCAACAAGCTCAAGAGATAGTCCTTTATATACATTTGGAATATTCTCAAGTAAGACAGAGGTGTATTTTACTTATAAGCTCCTATCTTCAGTTATCACAAGGCTGATCTTAAATCATAATGGTGACCTACAACGCTGGACTTGGGGTGACAGGAAACAGGATTGGGGCCCTTACCTCTCAATACCCACAGATAATTGTGATGTTTACAAGCTATGTGGCGCATATGGTAGCTGCAACAGTGTAAATTCTCCAGTATGTGGATGCTTAGACAAATTTGTGCCAAAGCATAATGAAAGTTGGCAAAAGGCAGCCTGGTCAGCTGGTTGTGTTCGGAGGACTGAACTGAACTGCCTAAAAGGAGATGTATTTTTGAAGTATTCGCACGTCAAGTTGCCAGACACACGGAATTCCTTGTCCAATGTGACTATGACACTAGAAGAATGCAAGAATATCTGCTCTAAGAATTGCTCTTGTATGGCTTACTCGAATCTTGACATACGCAATGGAGGAAGTGGGTGCTTATTGTGGTTCAATGATCTGCTTGACATTCGACAGCTATCGAATGAAGGACAAGATATCTATATAAGAATGGCTGCCTCTGAATTAG ATAGTCGGGAGAAATCAGATGGAAAGATAAGAAAAATACTCTTATGGATTCTGCCATTATCAGTTGGTGTGATTCTGGTAATCCTTATCGTTTTGATCTgccaaagaagaaggaagaaggcTTTAAACATCATAAAGAAAG GAAAGTGTGGACGCAACGGAAATTTCAAGATGGATTACAACAGTGGTAGTTGCACTGAAGAATTTGAGATACCACTGTTCGACTTATCTACCATAACTAAGGCTACCAATAACTTTTCAGCTAAGAGAAAGATTGGAGAGGGGGGCTTTGGTCCTGTTTACAAG GGAATACTTGAACAAGGACAGGAAGTAGCAGTCAAGCGGCTGTCTAAAACTTCTGCACAAGGAGAAGATGAGTTCAAGAATGAAGTTGTATATATTGCCAAGCTTCAGCATAGAAATCTTGTGAAGATTCTCGGATGCTGCATTGAAGGGGGAGAAAAAATGTTGATCTTAGAGTACTTGCCAAACGGAAGTCTTGATTCGTTTATTTTTG GTGACAGACAAAGCATGGTATTAGACTGGCCTAAGCGCTTTCACATTATCAATGGGATTGCTCGGGGACTTGTGTATCTGCATCAAGATTCTCCATTGAAGATAATTCACAGAGACCTGAAAGCTAATAACATTTTGCTAGACAATGACATGAATCCAAAGATATCAGACTTCGGCATAGCAAGAATTTCTGAAGAGGACGAGATTGGAGCCATGACAAATCGAGTTATTGGAACATA TGGCTACCTCTCACCAGAATATGCATTGCACGGGGAATACTCAGTGAAATCAGATGTATTTAGCTTTGGTATATTAGTACTGGAAATTGTGAGTGGGAAAAGCAACAGAAGATTCTCTCCTCCAGACCTTAGCCTTAATCTACTTGGATAT GCGTGGGAGCTGTACAAAGAAGGAAGGTCAATAGAACTACTTGATGAACACCTATGCGATTCTTGTTTAACACCTGAAGTGGAACGATCAATCCGTGTTGGTCTACTATGTGTCCAACAACGTCCAGAGGATCGTCCAAGTATGTCTTCCGTGGTTCTGATGCTAAACAATGAAGGTCCATTGCCACGGGTTAAACAACCAGGTTTTTACGTAGAAGAAGATGCACAGTATGTTGAATTATTTTCTAGCCAATATGCACATACTATATAA
- the LOC138895560 gene encoding uncharacterized protein: protein MGIVETSGVSFTAFQLRGAAYQWWRANELSSPDEAASLTWAQFSEMFLREYVPQSLGDAWRAEFEQLHQVAMTMSEYAVHFSELAHHASALVATVRERVRHFIEGLHPSIRTSMARELEMDITYQQAVRIARRVEGMFSRDRKEREAKRSRETGHYSGAHVPAARYGTGFVNRPIHSALLVVSDVPAPPRPQEPYYAPPVSSMSPTRGAITGQSSRLGLSQSQPSRPPRGCFECGDTRHLVRDCPRARKGAPS, encoded by the coding sequence atgggtattgtggagacgagtggggtttctttcaccgctttccagctgaggggagcagcatatcaatGGTGGCGTGCCaatgagctgagtagtccagacgaggcagcctcactcacttgggctcagttttcagagatgttcttgcgtgagtatgttcctcagagcctcggggatgcttggcgcgcagagtttgagcagttgcatcaAGTTGctatgactatgtcagagtatgcagtccatttTAGTGAGTTAGCTCACCATGCatcggctctggttgctacagtcagagagagagtTCGtcacttcattgagggactccaccctagcATTCgaaccagtatggccagggagttggagatggacatcacttatcagcaggcagtgagaattgccaggagagtggagggcatgttttcCCGGGACAgaaaggagagagaggccaagaggtctcgagagactggtcattattcaggagctcatgtaccagcagcacgctatggtacgGGTTTTGTGAatcgccctattcattcagctcttctagtAGTCAGCGATGTTCcggctcctcctagacctcaggagccctattatgcaccgccagtatccagtatgtcccctactcgaggtgctattaccggccaatCTAGCAGGCTAGGtctgagtcagtctcagccgtcacgtcctccgagaggttgttttgagtgtggtgacactcgtcacctggttagagattgccccagagccaggaaGGGTGCACCTTCATAG